In Streptomyces sp. 71268, the DNA window GCCGGCCTCCCCGCCGCCGGCGCACTTCGCACACCGTCCGAAGATCGCGAAGTGCTTCAGGTCGGTGTCGAAGCCGAAGCTCTCCCGCAACTGGCGGGTGAACGGCTCGGCGATGGCCTGGTCGGCCTCCAGCACGTCCGTGCAGTCCCGGCACACCAGGTGCAGGTGGTGGTGGCGCTCCGCCACGTGGTACGTCGGCGAGCCGTGCCCCAGGTGGGCGTGGCTGATCAGGCCCAGCTCCTCAAGGAGGTCCAGGGTGCGGTAGACCGTGGAGATGTTCACCCCGCTCGCCGTCCGGCGCACCTCGGTGAGGATGTCGTCGGGGGTGGCGTGCTCCAGGGTGTCCACGGCCTCCAGCACGAGCTGGCGCTGTGGGGTCAGTCGGTAGCCGCGCGCCCGCAGGTTGCTCTTCCAGTCGGTGGTCGCCACGCCGCCAGTGTAAGTGACTTAGGTCTCCCTTACCTTGGACGGTTTCCGTCGCGTCGTATCTCGCGCAGGTAGTCGCCGAGCGCGGTGACGGCCGCCGCGTTGCGCGGGCTCTCCACGAGGTCCGCGTAGTCGAGGGTGAAGACGCGCTTGTTCTTGATCGCCGAGACGTTCCGCAGCGGCGGGTAGTCGAGCAGGAACCTCTTCTTCTGCTCGGCGCTGGTGTCCCCGTAGTTGTTGATCACGATCACCTCGGGGTCGCGCTCGACGACGGTCTCCCATCCGACCGTGACCCAGCTGTCCTTGAGGTCCTTCATGACGTGGTCGCCGCCCGCCTTGGTGATGATGTCGTGCGGCCCGGCGTACCTGCCCGAGGTGAACGGCTTGTCCCGCCCGTCGTCGTACAGGAAGACCGTCGGCCGGTCCTTCGGTGCCCTGGCCGCCGCGTCGGCGATCTGTCGCTGGTAGTCGCGCACCAGCTTCTCGGCCCGCTCCTCC includes these proteins:
- a CDS encoding Fur family transcriptional regulator; this translates as MATTDWKSNLRARGYRLTPQRQLVLEAVDTLEHATPDDILTEVRRTASGVNISTVYRTLDLLEELGLISHAHLGHGSPTYHVAERHHHLHLVCRDCTDVLEADQAIAEPFTRQLRESFGFDTDLKHFAIFGRCAKCAGGGEAGEEPTAAP